Proteins from one Candidatus Omnitrophota bacterium genomic window:
- a CDS encoding exosortase system-associated protein, TIGR04073 family: MRRGRDMRRHQRCVRRKAGIKRFIRGFLPFALVFVLVFPAVAAGQEAGKKLIQGIEDTATGWTEVPKEMAETTQETNVVEGVTAGAIKGAGEAISGTVEGVVEIATFYAPESEDNKQ; the protein is encoded by the coding sequence ATGAGAAGGGGAAGAGATATGAGGCGCCATCAGAGATGCGTAAGGCGAAAAGCGGGGATAAAGAGGTTCATAAGAGGTTTCTTGCCATTTGCGCTGGTTTTTGTCCTTGTTTTTCCTGCTGTCGCGGCAGGGCAGGAGGCCGGCAAAAAACTTATACAGGGTATTGAGGATACCGCCACCGGGTGGACGGAAGTGCCTAAGGAAATGGCCGAGACCACGCAGGAAACGAACGTGGTGGAAGGTGTAACGGCTGGCGCCATAAAAGGCGCGGGCGAGGCTATTTCCGGCACAGTAGAGGGGGTCGTGGAAATAGCGACCTTCTATGCCCCGGAAAGCGAAGACAATAAGCAATGA
- a CDS encoding RNA polymerase sigma factor produces the protein MPLDRKNRLFQLLYRRYFNKVRLRVRRILRNEMDVVDDIVQEAFMRAYMNMDKTYKKDDFIRWVFIVARNLCLNYKRANSRTLAGALKPADRQNYSANLIDTVADCNCPAPDKIAEKNELVCVFRECVQKLTPKYRLVVQLCGIEGYSYHAAAAQLHTSASVIAHDLMRAKRLLSSKMAIM, from the coding sequence ATGCCTCTTGACCGGAAAAACAGATTATTCCAGCTTTTATACAGGCGTTATTTTAATAAGGTACGCTTACGCGTCAGGCGCATTCTGCGCAATGAAATGGACGTCGTGGATGATATTGTGCAAGAGGCTTTTATGCGCGCTTATATGAACATGGATAAAACGTACAAAAAAGATGATTTTATAAGATGGGTGTTTATAGTAGCGCGCAATCTCTGCTTGAATTACAAAAGAGCGAACAGCAGGACGTTGGCAGGCGCGTTAAAGCCTGCCGACAGGCAAAACTACAGCGCAAATCTCATTGACACTGTAGCTGATTGTAATTGTCCCGCGCCCGATAAGATTGCCGAAAAAAATGAGCTTGTATGCGTGTTCAGGGAGTGCGTGCAAAAATTAACGCCTAAATACAGATTGGTTGTCCAGCTTTGCGGCATTGAAGGCTATTCGTATCATGCCGCTGCCGCGCAATTGCATACAAGCGCCAGCGTGATTGCCCATGACCTGATGAGGGCAAAGAGGCTTTTATCATCAAAGATGGCTATCATGTAA
- a CDS encoding outer membrane beta-barrel protein — protein sequence MRFKFLSFFFLLLLFNPSLCQSAPCYGTKIPAKGGFFSGIEVFHIDRNLEKDQGKVKSTQSFLLVSYGLQDWFSIDLKVGIGGIDRYSAPYHNVDYSARFDGGYGFRALFFDRDNVRLTGGFQHISVHPNTVSLDNKKYKAVLDDWQVSLLLSYDYSHLSLYAGPRVSRTDYINWIDNARKRHMSDSGDCIGFVCGADIKITDEMWLNAEAGFIDAKTAAISLMARF from the coding sequence ATGCGATTTAAGTTTTTATCTTTTTTTTTCCTGTTATTATTATTTAATCCTTCTTTATGTCAAAGCGCTCCATGTTATGGGACAAAGATACCCGCAAAAGGCGGATTTTTTTCAGGCATAGAAGTTTTCCACATTGACAGAAACCTTGAGAAAGACCAGGGTAAGGTCAAAAGCACCCAAAGTTTTTTATTGGTTTCATATGGATTGCAAGACTGGTTTAGTATTGATTTAAAGGTTGGCATCGGAGGCATAGACAGATACAGCGCCCCTTACCACAACGTTGATTATAGCGCGAGATTTGACGGTGGATACGGGTTTAGAGCGCTTTTTTTTGACAGAGACAATGTCAGGCTGACCGGAGGTTTTCAGCATATCAGCGTTCATCCAAACACGGTAAGCCTTGACAATAAAAAATATAAAGCCGTTCTTGATGATTGGCAGGTCTCTTTACTGTTGTCATACGATTATTCTCACCTTTCTTTATATGCCGGCCCGCGCGTTTCAAGAACGGATTACATAAATTGGATAGACAATGCCAGGAAACGCCATATGTCTGATAGCGGAGATTGTATAGGTTTTGTTTGCGGTGCCGATATCAAGATTACTGATGAAATGTGGCTAAACGCGGAGGCAGGTTTTATTGACGCTAAAACAGCGGCAATAAGCCTTATGGCCAGGTTTTAG
- a CDS encoding PKD domain-containing protein, with amino-acid sequence MKRCIGLLFTSICLLCFCIVQAYAKDIPWHHSRAKYFYVFGSDGDPLLGADDHELTLYVDVPSSETSDVAIEVFDPDTGSHHDFRTDSSNTWDTVTEFSVFGKDLLDKKEFGAQDYNKAYYKFGPYSADKGQAVSNFYRFKIVAKGVKGDDANLFRFRIMPDSANVYSDNITIRLLPNQGDKMYFYPEISPGTKYVILENYDLDAEGGTSEIFAGRNVLFGESTTRHTVEDSPSGEWRKTQIPVNAITGGRLKYIITKGTQKYAHAGIKVYDDKGALLPLYFEQGPAPAPIIEGQSVPVSPVKAVVVTQAKDLGCNKFTFDATDSYDITNRDLSFDWDFGDGNTSKEQVVTHVYEKGGTYTVRLTAKDDSGLGCDTATTTQTVRVNTPPKARFTSPETACLSDNIYFDASGTTDDTSSNLSYVWDFGDGSKAEGLKVRKQYDKGGTYKVSLLVDDNEESSCSTDTVSRSIRINTAPVAVAGSDIDICLEDFKSEYKVIFDGSASYDTDKDRLSYLWDLGDGTEKTGVKITHVYQKPGHYNVTLTVDDGSSSACGTAKDTLKVVLNKAPIASIKTRESKICVGDEVIFDGSGSSTESGENLKYAWDFGDGSRAEGVQVTHVYKKGGKYFPRLVVDDTSDTRCSQALATAVADVNTAPVAKIDAPSVICIGKAVTFDASGSGDPDGDALRYYWSIGDEAVKQAGPKMVYTFNSGGVHTVRLMVDDGRGYECSKTSTAFNIRVNTPPVANAGINLACCVDENTYFDGSYSTDADGDKLSYSWDFGDGKKADGVKVNHVYTKPGRYNVVLTVDDNSGTECNTSVSSFTASVNAPPVPIIKIR; translated from the coding sequence ATGAAAAGATGCATCGGTCTATTGTTTACCTCAATATGTTTGCTGTGTTTCTGTATCGTTCAAGCTTATGCCAAGGACATACCATGGCATCACTCAAGGGCCAAGTATTTTTATGTCTTCGGCTCTGACGGAGACCCTTTGCTGGGTGCCGATGACCACGAATTAACTTTGTATGTTGATGTCCCCTCAAGCGAAACTTCGGATGTAGCTATTGAAGTATTTGACCCTGACACGGGAAGCCATCATGATTTCAGAACAGACTCCTCAAACACATGGGACACGGTAACGGAATTTTCCGTTTTCGGCAAGGACCTTCTTGATAAAAAGGAATTCGGCGCCCAGGATTACAACAAAGCGTATTATAAGTTTGGGCCATACAGCGCGGATAAAGGGCAGGCCGTGTCAAATTTTTATCGTTTTAAAATTGTGGCCAAAGGCGTTAAAGGCGACGATGCCAATCTTTTCAGGTTCAGGATAATGCCTGACAGCGCCAATGTTTATAGCGACAATATTACTATCAGGCTTTTGCCTAATCAGGGAGATAAGATGTATTTTTATCCGGAGATATCTCCCGGCACTAAATATGTTATTCTTGAAAACTACGACCTGGATGCCGAAGGCGGCACAAGCGAGATCTTTGCCGGACGCAATGTGTTGTTTGGAGAATCAACGACAAGGCATACCGTAGAAGATTCACCGAGCGGCGAATGGAGAAAAACCCAGATACCGGTTAATGCCATTACAGGCGGCAGGCTCAAGTATATTATAACAAAAGGCACGCAGAAATACGCCCACGCCGGTATAAAAGTATATGATGACAAGGGAGCGCTTTTGCCTTTGTATTTTGAGCAGGGCCCGGCGCCTGCCCCTATTATAGAAGGCCAGAGTGTTCCTGTTTCTCCGGTCAAAGCGGTTGTCGTTACCCAGGCAAAAGACCTTGGATGTAACAAATTTACCTTTGATGCCACTGATTCCTATGATATTACCAACAGGGATCTTTCTTTTGACTGGGATTTTGGCGACGGAAATACAAGCAAGGAACAGGTTGTCACGCACGTGTATGAAAAAGGCGGGACATATACAGTGCGCCTTACGGCAAAAGATGATTCGGGCTTAGGCTGTGATACGGCGACAACCACGCAGACAGTAAGGGTCAATACCCCGCCCAAGGCTCGTTTCACATCGCCTGAAACAGCATGCCTGTCCGATAATATATATTTTGATGCCAGCGGCACTACCGACGACACTTCAAGCAATCTATCTTATGTATGGGATTTCGGCGACGGCTCAAAGGCCGAAGGCCTTAAGGTGCGCAAACAATATGATAAAGGCGGTACTTATAAAGTCAGCCTTTTGGTTGATGATAATGAAGAATCTTCCTGCAGTACCGATACTGTCAGCCGTTCTATCCGGATAAACACCGCGCCAGTGGCAGTAGCGGGTTCCGATATAGACATATGCCTTGAAGATTTTAAGTCCGAATATAAGGTTATTTTTGACGGATCAGCTTCATACGATACGGACAAAGACCGGCTTTCATATCTGTGGGACCTTGGCGATGGCACAGAGAAAACCGGTGTAAAGATTACTCACGTGTATCAGAAACCCGGACATTATAATGTAACGCTTACCGTTGATGACGGCAGTTCCTCTGCCTGCGGCACGGCCAAGGATACGCTGAAGGTTGTTTTAAACAAGGCGCCTATCGCGTCAATAAAGACAAGAGAGTCAAAGATTTGCGTGGGAGATGAAGTCATATTTGACGGTTCCGGTTCTTCAACGGAAAGCGGCGAAAATCTGAAGTATGCGTGGGATTTCGGCGACGGCTCCAGGGCTGAAGGAGTTCAGGTTACCCACGTCTATAAAAAAGGCGGTAAATATTTTCCACGACTCGTTGTTGATGATACCAGCGACACACGGTGTTCGCAGGCTTTGGCTACAGCCGTTGCGGATGTAAACACGGCACCTGTTGCCAAAATTGATGCCCCGTCCGTGATATGTATCGGCAAAGCAGTTACTTTTGACGCATCCGGTTCAGGTGACCCCGATGGAGATGCCCTGCGTTATTACTGGAGCATTGGAGATGAGGCTGTAAAGCAGGCAGGCCCGAAGATGGTTTATACATTTAATTCAGGAGGCGTGCATACGGTGCGTCTTATGGTTGATGACGGCCGGGGTTATGAGTGCTCCAAGACATCAACCGCCTTTAATATCCGGGTAAATACCCCGCCCGTGGCCAATGCAGGTATCAACCTTGCCTGCTGTGTTGATGAGAATACGTATTTTGACGGATCATACTCAACGGATGCCGACGGCGACAAATTGTCCTATAGCTGGGATTTTGGCGACGGGAAGAAAGCCGATGGCGTTAAGGTTAATCATGTATACACAAAACCGGGAAGATACAATGTCGTTCTTACGGTTGACGATAATTCAGGCACTGAATGCAATACAAGCGTTTCTTCGTTTACGGCAAGCGTGAACGCTCCGCCGGTACCTATTATAAAAATAAGGTAA
- a CDS encoding DUF1573 domain-containing protein, whose translation MKVVLSLVCACVFFLACRVCDGAELKPVSREWDFGKVQQGSSKQMVFFVSNTGFDELVINNVHTCCGYSVDRVSKWTLAPGEKAEIALTCDASKKTPGRDKRYITLLSNSTANPHALIPVKADISPAPKKLLIKSKTEASDVQEVPKAKNEEEIPAITVDELHGRLSTGRDVLILDVRPSGEYSEKHIPNSIRLAADSIIDDEACLRDVLRNVEKRTLIAVFDWDGRGQARIVTSKINSLGYNACCVKGGISSWERNGYLITYNN comes from the coding sequence ATGAAGGTTGTTTTAAGCCTTGTCTGTGCTTGTGTTTTCTTTTTAGCATGCCGCGTATGTGATGGGGCTGAACTCAAGCCTGTTTCCAGGGAATGGGATTTCGGCAAGGTCCAACAGGGCTCGTCAAAGCAGATGGTATTCTTTGTCAGCAATACCGGCTTTGACGAGCTCGTGATTAATAATGTCCATACGTGCTGCGGATACAGCGTTGACAGGGTTTCCAAATGGACACTCGCGCCGGGAGAAAAAGCAGAGATTGCTCTTACCTGTGATGCTTCAAAAAAGACGCCTGGACGGGACAAAAGATATATTACCCTTCTTTCAAACAGCACGGCCAATCCTCACGCCCTTATTCCGGTAAAGGCTGACATTTCCCCGGCCCCTAAAAAACTTCTGATAAAAAGCAAAACCGAAGCATCCGATGTACAGGAGGTGCCAAAGGCTAAGAATGAAGAGGAAATTCCCGCAATAACCGTTGATGAATTACACGGCCGCTTGTCAACAGGAAGGGATGTCCTGATACTGGATGTAAGGCCGTCCGGAGAATACTCGGAAAAACATATACCAAATTCAATACGGCTTGCCGCGGACAGCATTATAGATGACGAGGCATGCCTGCGCGATGTGTTAAGGAATGTTGAGAAAAGGACATTGATTGCCGTATTTGACTGGGACGGGCGTGGCCAGGCGCGTATTGTTACATCCAAAATAAACAGTTTGGGTTATAATGCCTGTTGCGTAAAAGGAGGGATATCCTCCTGGGAAAGAAACGGGTATTTAATAACTTATAATAATTGA
- a CDS encoding DJ-1/PfpI family protein, which yields MQKTAIVLLAEGFEEIEAVTIIDVLRRSGVLVDACGINTIKVQGSRGISISTDLILKDANNRYDALALPGGLAGSKNLVADKRVKEMLIQAKALNKLIAAICASSALVLAPLGILDGRSATCYPGMENNFSKTTKYVNDHVVVDGNIITGSGPAAALKFALALVNSLCGKSVSDKTAGGLLI from the coding sequence ATGCAAAAAACAGCCATAGTTTTGCTTGCCGAGGGTTTTGAGGAAATTGAGGCCGTAACCATAATTGATGTTTTGAGGAGGTCGGGAGTATTAGTTGACGCCTGCGGTATTAATACCATAAAAGTCCAGGGTTCAAGAGGCATCAGTATATCAACAGATCTGATACTTAAGGATGCAAATAACAGATACGATGCTTTGGCGCTTCCGGGCGGCCTTGCCGGGTCTAAAAACCTTGTTGCGGATAAAAGGGTAAAAGAAATGTTAATACAAGCGAAAGCTCTAAATAAACTTATAGCGGCAATATGCGCCTCTTCCGCGCTTGTCCTTGCTCCGTTAGGGATACTGGATGGCAGGTCGGCTACGTGTTATCCCGGAATGGAAAACAACTTTTCCAAAACAACAAAATATGTCAACGACCATGTTGTGGTTGACGGAAATATTATAACCGGCAGCGGCCCGGCCGCGGCATTAAAATTCGCCTTAGCGCTTGTAAACTCGCTATGCGGAAAATCAGTTTCCGATAAAACCGCGGGCGGGCTTTTAATCTAA
- a CDS encoding peptidyl-prolyl cis-trans isomerase, with protein MKRISVFVAVVLTLAAFGCAKKAKDGVVASVNGRQITLKMVDEKIEKLPQYYQAFAVQHKKEIVDEMVIEELLYDEAKRRKLLQDPDTKELINDAIKKILISRVIEDETRKTDPVSDDDVSAYYEQNKDKYAIPEMVRACHILTSTEEDAEAVKAELEKGSDFSVVANTYSKDLTKDRGGDLGYFKKGQMIPEFENAAFSLEVGQTSGIVKTRFGYHIIRLTDRKPASFRTFEEVKDDVMTSIIRDKQRQSFADFTKTLKDAARISLNEDMLKSLEKENAQEPDAENDLPDTGTAQ; from the coding sequence ATGAAGAGAATATCCGTATTTGTCGCAGTGGTTTTAACGCTCGCAGCTTTTGGCTGCGCCAAAAAAGCCAAGGACGGGGTTGTCGCCAGCGTGAACGGCAGGCAGATCACGCTTAAAATGGTTGATGAAAAGATAGAAAAATTACCTCAATACTATCAGGCATTCGCGGTCCAGCACAAGAAAGAGATTGTTGATGAGATGGTCATTGAAGAGCTGTTGTATGATGAAGCAAAAAGAAGAAAACTGCTTCAGGACCCTGATACGAAAGAGTTAATCAATGATGCTATCAAGAAGATATTAATATCAAGGGTGATTGAAGACGAAACCAGGAAAACCGATCCCGTCTCCGATGATGACGTGAGCGCGTATTATGAACAGAATAAAGACAAATACGCCATACCGGAAATGGTACGAGCCTGCCACATATTGACAAGTACCGAAGAAGATGCCGAAGCCGTAAAAGCGGAGCTTGAAAAAGGCTCTGATTTTAGCGTTGTCGCCAATACGTATTCAAAGGACCTGACCAAAGACAGGGGTGGAGACCTCGGTTATTTTAAAAAAGGTCAAATGATACCCGAGTTTGAGAACGCGGCTTTTAGCCTGGAAGTGGGCCAGACAAGCGGGATTGTTAAGACCAGGTTTGGCTATCACATCATACGCCTTACTGACCGCAAGCCGGCTTCTTTCCGCACTTTTGAAGAGGTAAAAGACGATGTTATGACATCTATTATCCGCGATAAACAAAGGCAAAGTTTCGCGGATTTTACAAAAACCCTGAAGGATGCGGCCAGGATATCGCTTAACGAAGACATGCTGAAATCTTTAGAAAAAGAAAATGCTCAAGAGCCTGACGCGGAAAATGATCTGCCGGATACCGGCACGGCGCAATAG
- a CDS encoding peptidylprolyl isomerase, producing MQNKIIFKFLSVLCLFFAVCHSYAMAASLVDKITAVVNEDVITESELQESMLPFIADYRLRYGEEGLKEKMDEARQDALNRLIEEKLISQEAVKRGVTVEDNEIQQRVDDVKKRFGSDEEFYRAINSSGITLARLKKKYEEQIMMRKLVNDVIGSRVNITPSQVTAYYYGNIKDFTVPDTVRFKVILIKPTDEMPLPQARKLAEDIWMKINKGDDFDPLAARFSQGPNAQRGGDMGYMAAGSTISEIEQALSGLVPGQVSGVIETTSGFYIIKMIDKKQASTSPITEVTDTIKERLFQRESELTLREFVGKLKEDAYIKIN from the coding sequence ATGCAGAATAAAATAATATTCAAATTCTTGTCTGTCTTGTGCCTTTTTTTTGCAGTCTGCCATAGCTATGCCATGGCAGCTTCTTTGGTTGACAAAATCACCGCTGTCGTAAACGAAGACGTTATCACCGAAAGCGAGCTCCAGGAATCCATGCTGCCTTTTATCGCCGATTACAGGCTTCGCTACGGCGAAGAAGGCCTGAAAGAGAAAATGGATGAAGCGCGCCAGGACGCGCTCAACAGGCTTATTGAAGAAAAGCTTATATCCCAAGAGGCCGTCAAAAGGGGCGTGACGGTTGAGGATAATGAAATACAGCAAAGGGTTGATGACGTAAAGAAGAGGTTCGGCAGTGATGAAGAATTTTACCGCGCAATAAATTCATCCGGCATAACCCTTGCGCGCCTTAAAAAAAAATATGAAGAACAAATAATGATGCGCAAGCTTGTTAATGACGTTATTGGCAGCCGTGTTAATATAACCCCGTCCCAGGTTACGGCCTATTATTACGGAAACATAAAGGATTTCACTGTCCCCGACACTGTCCGATTTAAGGTCATACTCATTAAACCTACGGATGAGATGCCGTTGCCGCAGGCTAGGAAACTCGCCGAAGATATATGGATGAAAATAAATAAAGGCGATGATTTTGACCCTCTTGCCGCGCGGTTTTCACAAGGCCCTAACGCCCAAAGAGGCGGTGACATGGGCTATATGGCGGCCGGGAGCACTATTTCCGAGATTGAACAAGCCCTGTCAGGGCTTGTTCCGGGCCAGGTATCCGGTGTGATTGAGACAACATCGGGTTTTTACATCATTAAAATGATTGACAAAAAACAAGCCTCCACATCCCCGATAACAGAGGTAACGGACACCATCAAAGAGAGGCTTTTCCAGAGAGAGTCGGAACTGACCTTAAGGGAATTCGTGGGCAAACTGAAAGAGGATGCGTATATCAAAATTAATTAA
- the pdxA gene encoding 4-hydroxythreonine-4-phosphate dehydrogenase PdxA produces the protein MRISKLIKPRVCITMGYPAGIGAEVISKALASRAVRRLANFLIIGNISFFNKACCGYVKDMPYTVIEDDAGIEFSNSDILFLNIPEAAKVKFSCGRISAVLGGESVRYIKKAVDLAQAGKFDVLVTGPIHKRAAELSGFTHKGHTEFLAYLTKHQRVAMMLVSGRLRVILATTHLPVKDVSFCLNSNDISDKLLLVNAYLKRFFGIKRPIIAVCGLNPHAGDDGLIGNEEKSIIIPAIRKVLKKDVNAKGPLSADGVFFELARGKYDAVMCMYHDQGLVALKMAGRDKAVNITLGLPFIRTSCGHGTALDIAGKGIANPDSMKEAIRTAIGMFMISNNKFEQDKIFHH, from the coding sequence ATGCGTATATCAAAATTAATTAAGCCCAGGGTCTGCATTACCATGGGTTATCCCGCGGGCATAGGAGCTGAAGTTATATCAAAGGCGTTGGCAAGCCGGGCAGTGAGAAGGCTTGCCAATTTTTTAATTATAGGCAATATATCTTTTTTTAATAAAGCCTGCTGCGGTTATGTTAAAGATATGCCGTATACCGTGATAGAAGATGATGCCGGTATAGAATTTTCTAATTCAGATATATTATTTCTGAACATTCCTGAAGCCGCGAAGGTTAAATTTTCCTGCGGCAGGATATCGGCCGTATTAGGTGGCGAATCCGTTCGTTATATAAAAAAAGCTGTTGATTTGGCGCAAGCCGGTAAATTTGATGTGCTGGTGACAGGGCCAATACATAAGCGCGCGGCTGAATTATCGGGTTTTACACACAAAGGCCATACCGAGTTTTTGGCATATTTAACCAAACATCAGCGTGTTGCGATGATGCTTGTCAGCGGCAGGCTAAGGGTGATTCTGGCAACCACTCATCTGCCCGTAAAAGACGTATCCTTTTGCCTTAATAGCAATGACATATCCGATAAGTTGTTATTGGTAAATGCTTATTTGAAGCGTTTTTTTGGAATAAAGAGGCCGATTATAGCCGTATGCGGGCTTAATCCCCATGCCGGCGATGACGGCCTTATAGGCAATGAAGAGAAAAGCATAATAATACCGGCTATCAGGAAGGTATTGAAAAAAGATGTCAATGCCAAAGGGCCTCTTTCGGCAGATGGAGTTTTTTTTGAGCTTGCCAGAGGTAAATACGACGCTGTTATGTGTATGTATCACGACCAGGGCCTGGTCGCGCTGAAAATGGCCGGCCGCGACAAGGCGGTAAATATTACATTGGGCCTGCCTTTCATACGAACATCTTGCGGCCATGGGACGGCTCTTGATATAGCAGGCAAGGGTATAGCAAACCCTGACAGCATGAAAGAGGCTATCAGGACGGCTATAGGCATGTTTATGATATCCAATAATAAATTTGAGCAGGATAAGATCTTTCATCATTAG